One segment of Procambarus clarkii isolate CNS0578487 chromosome 1, FALCON_Pclarkii_2.0, whole genome shotgun sequence DNA contains the following:
- the LOC123768933 gene encoding exonuclease 3'-5' domain-containing protein 2 — MTNNWIREHPALISSILLGVGSTGMLLFHRKAIVQKICSWRLVRSVKAAERTVHVVTCEEGWAKVQPLLLREAQQDGAVGFDCEWVQAKGHRRPVALLQLAACSGLCILLRLSHMKPNFPNTLKSFLEDKTILKVGVGSLEDSNFLAADYNLKVQGCVDLRYLVLQCRKSQLSSTEVTPEAEKLAAGMGLNALSQAYLGLTLDKDWRIRASNWEAETLSKRQESYAADDALVGIHILMRLMEKLWVPSSLLIPILPSMMWHYHLSTAIHQTCHSVLDVKFSYSGKQLNAGVAPNSRSAPSAKLKSISRAYSTRKGPLYHNCQLRAPDDQPLCTCDPKKAQWYIEKGLGVLISEDPLIVRLKFEPAGRPQVERDDGKFYLQERHNICVVCGEDESYIRKNVVPHEYRKHFPDILKDHQSHDVVLLCLECHRLSNLHDNALRYLLAKEFKAPIGTEQDVKVTIDHTRKIVRNAAGALLRSQDNIPEKRVKELESIVKNYFNIEEISVKHLQDGANLDVKILNEGYQAHGEKVYEAYKKVGLVKLEQRWRQHFLDTMNPLFMPECWSLTHNVYKMQLKMSQWPLDHPERFKYKIILVGSEGTIDIPYCPQTSKATALVNSTLISKDDSPGCPLPSVLLHCGNGNTKTISERQNFVPVANDSFQAQNSTEVAEASWNTNNIIIVNAAMKSLNDIGDESYNSELTNQDLILSKATTKFGEYSEKNNKFVNSDILTTNESHILNTEMGIMQLECMNSQNAESMPYAQGIDIEVDVSFNQNKDEDNFNACRLPGKFEMQNFDLDGTPMTSMIVVSQDLAKKKADVDLSPNHNSKIEKIHTTDSVFSILCEDVNTRGEMLHYDADQV, encoded by the exons ATGACCAACAATTGGATACGTGAACACCCAGCCTTGATTAGCAGCATCCTGCTGGGTGTGGGTAGTACAGGGATGTTGCTTTTTCACCGCAAGGCCATTGTGCAGAAGATATGTTCTTGGAGGCTGGTGAGATCAGTAAAGGCAGCAGAGAGGACAGTTCATGTGGTGACCTGTGAGGAAGGTTGGGCAAAAGTGCAGCCATTGCTCTTGAG GGAAGCCCAACAAGATGGAGCTGTAGGCTTTGACTGTGAGTGGGTACAGGCAAAAGGCCACCGTCGTCCTGTGGCACTCCTCCAGCTGGCCGCATGTTCAGGGTTATGCATCTTGCTACGACTTTCACACATgaagcccaattttcctaacacacTCAAA AGCTTTTTAGAAGACAAAACAATTCTTAAAGTGGGAGTTGGTTCCCTCGAAGACAGCAACTTTCTGGCAGCAGATTACAACCTGAAG GTGCAAGGATGTGTTGACCTGCGGTATCTCGTTCTCCAGTGTCGCAAGTCTCAGTTGTCTAGTACAGAGGTCACACCAGAGGCAGAAAAACTGGCTGCTGGCATGGGGCTAAATGCTCTCTCGCAAGCTTACCTCGGCCTCACTTTGGACAAGGACTGGCGAATACGTGCAAGCAACTGGGAAGCTGAAACTTTAAGCAAGAGACAG GAGAGTTATGCTGCTGATGATGCTCTGGTGGGTATTCACATTTTGATGAGATTAATGGAGAAGCTATGGGTGCCATCGTCTTTACTAATTCCCATCCTGCCATCTATGATGTGGCACTACCACCTGTCCACAGCTATTCACCAAACTTGTCACAGTGTGCTTGATGTCAAGTTCTCATATTCTGGCAAGCAACTCAATGCAG GGGTTGCACCCAACAGTCGATCAGCACCTTCCGCAAAGTTAAAGAGCATCTCTCGAGCATACTCCACACGTAAGGGACCTCTGTATCATAACTGCCAACTTCGAGCCCCAGATGATCAGCCACTATGCACTTGTGACCCAAAGAAAGCTCAATGGTATATAGAAAAGGGTCTTGGAGTCTTAATCAGTGAGGACCCACTTATTGTGCGTCTCAAATTTGAACCTGCTGGCCGCCCCCAAGTTGAGAGGGATGATGGAAAATTTTACCTTCAGGAACGGCACAatatttgtgttgtgtgtggtgaagatgaatCTTACATTAGAAAAAATGTAGTGCCCCATGAATATCGTAAACATTTTCCTGACATCCTGAAAGATCATCAGAGCCATGATGTTGTTCTACTTTGCCTTGAATGTCATAGGCTAAGTAACTTGCATGATAATGCCTTAAGGTATTTGTTAGCAAAAGAATTTAAAGCTCCCATAGGTACTGAACAAGATGTGAAAGTCACAATCGACCATACTCGCAAAATTGTTAGGAATGCTGCTGGGGCATTGCTGAGAAGTCAAGATAACATTCCAGAAAAGAGAGTCAAAGAACTTGAGAGCATTGTTAAAAAttactttaatattgaagaaataAGTGTAAAACATCTACAAGATGGAGCTAACCTAGATGTGAAGATCTTGAATGAAGGATaccaagctcatggagagaaggTTTATGAAGCGTACAAGAAGGTTGGTCTGGTAAAACTTGAGCAGAGATGGCGACAACACTTCCTAGACACCATGAACCCACTGTTCATGCCTGAATGTTGGTCACTGACTCATAATGTATATAAGATGCAGCTGAAAATGAGCCAGTGGCCTCTTGACCACCCTGAACGATTTAAGTATAAAATAATTCTTGTAGGCTCGGAGGGCACTATAGATATTCCATATTGCCCACAGACTAGCAAAGCAACTGCTCTGGTAAATTCCACTTTAATTAGTAAAGATGACAGCCCAGGATGTCCTTTACCTTCTGTATTATTACATTGTGGAAATGGAAACACCAAGACAATATCAGAAAGGCAAAATTTTGTACCTGTTGCTAATGATTCGTTTCAAGCTCAGAATAGTACTGAAGTGGCAGAAGCTTCTTGGaatactaataatattataattgttAATGCTGCAATGAAAAGTTTGAATGATATTGGTGATGAATCATATAATTCGGAATTAACTAATCAAGATTTAATTTTGTCTAAAGCAACAACAAAATTTGGTGAGTATtcagaaaaaaataacaaatttgttaatagTGACATCTTAACTACAAATGAAAGTCATATTCTAAATACAGAAATGGGAATAATGCAGCTGGAGTGTATGAATTCACAAAATGCAGAGTCAATGCCTTATGCACAAGGTATTGATATTGAGGTTGATGTGAGTTTCAATCAAAATAAGGATGAAGACAATTTTAATGCCTGTAGACTTCCAGGAAAATTTGAAATGCAGAATTTTGATTTAGATGGAACCCCTATGACTTCAATGATTGTAGTTTCTCAAGACCTGGCCAAGAAAAAGGCAGATGTGGATTTGAGTCCTAATCATAACTCAAAAATTGAAAAAATCCACACAACAGACTCTGTTTTTTCTATTTTATGTGAAGATGTAAACACTCGAGGAGAAATGTTACATTACGATGCTGACCAGGTATAG